One region of Mucilaginibacter sp. 14171R-50 genomic DNA includes:
- a CDS encoding ImuA family protein, protein MAPAHQHIIQRLQRQILQWEGYKPPEMGRKDTLGLGPLESAFPNGVFPKCSVHELICANTEQAAATGGLVTGIISLLMQQGGVCIWIARSRRLFPPALKTFGVAPHQVIFISLQNDADTLWVTEEALKCPGLTAVVCELQNMDFKQSQRFQRAVEHSRVTGFVLRNAKGNLSSTACAARWQIRPLPSALPQGLPGLGFLRWQADLLKVRNGHTGSWILQWMDGGFINVPSQAPQIREERKVG, encoded by the coding sequence ATGGCACCGGCACACCAACATATCATCCAGCGCCTGCAGCGGCAGATTTTGCAGTGGGAAGGCTATAAGCCCCCTGAGATGGGCAGAAAGGATACCCTTGGTTTGGGCCCGCTCGAAAGTGCCTTTCCTAATGGTGTGTTCCCAAAATGCAGCGTACATGAATTGATTTGCGCTAATACAGAACAGGCTGCTGCCACCGGCGGGCTGGTTACCGGTATTATTTCGCTGCTAATGCAGCAGGGCGGCGTATGTATATGGATTGCCCGTTCCCGTCGCTTATTTCCCCCCGCCCTGAAAACATTTGGTGTCGCTCCGCACCAGGTCATCTTTATCAGCCTGCAAAACGATGCTGATACCCTTTGGGTAACCGAAGAAGCCCTGAAATGCCCCGGCCTTACCGCTGTTGTTTGCGAACTGCAGAATATGGATTTCAAACAATCGCAGCGCTTTCAGCGTGCTGTAGAGCATAGCAGGGTTACCGGCTTTGTACTGCGCAACGCTAAAGGCAACCTTAGTTCTACGGCGTGCGCAGCACGCTGGCAGATCAGGCCACTGCCCAGCGCCCTTCCGCAAGGCTTGCCGGGCCTTGGCTTTTTACGGTGGCAGGCAGACTTGCTTAAAGTGCGTAACGGGCATACAGGCAGCTGGATACTACAATGGATGGACGGTGGCTTTATTAATGTACCATCGCAGGCCCCGCAAATCAGAGAAGAAAGGAAGGTAGGTTGA
- a CDS encoding LacI family DNA-binding transcriptional regulator → MDSINIKKLAEALNLSTSTISRAFRDNKEISVSTKERILLKAKELNYQPNHYASNLREQKSKTIAVIVPELANNYFSQAIHGIERIARENGYHILIYVTDDDYKKEVNFIRHLHNGRADGIIMSVSGEANDHNYLNDFGDKRLPLVFFDRIYDDIETPRVITNDYDSSFSATEHLIQQGCKRIAYLVVNKSLSIGKTRMQGYINALQKHHIAFNEDLVIDCSNDYEENSGIIKNALIQFKPDGIFASVERLAFATYYACQDLNIKIPDDVKVISFSSLEIAPLLNPSLTTITQPASEIGMEAAQMLFRILNAETGKNSTRELVLQSKIIERRSTALSSKTT, encoded by the coding sequence ATGGATAGCATAAACATTAAGAAATTAGCCGAGGCCTTAAATTTATCTACATCTACAATTTCCAGGGCGTTCCGAGACAACAAGGAGATTAGTGTAAGTACAAAGGAACGCATCTTATTAAAAGCTAAGGAGCTAAATTACCAGCCTAATCACTACGCCAGTAACTTACGCGAGCAAAAAAGTAAAACCATTGCAGTTATTGTTCCCGAATTGGCCAATAACTACTTTTCGCAGGCCATTCATGGTATCGAAAGGATTGCCCGGGAAAACGGGTATCATATTTTGATCTACGTGACTGATGACGATTATAAAAAGGAAGTCAATTTCATCCGTCACCTGCATAATGGCCGGGCTGATGGTATTATTATGTCGGTTTCCGGCGAGGCGAATGACCACAATTACTTGAACGATTTTGGCGATAAAAGGCTGCCATTGGTGTTTTTCGACAGGATATACGATGATATTGAAACGCCGCGTGTAATTACCAATGACTACGACAGCAGCTTTTCGGCAACCGAGCATTTAATACAGCAGGGATGTAAGCGTATTGCTTATTTAGTGGTAAACAAAAGTTTATCTATTGGTAAAACGCGTATGCAGGGCTATATTAATGCGCTGCAAAAACACCACATAGCGTTTAACGAAGACCTTGTAATTGATTGCAGTAACGATTATGAAGAAAATAGCGGCATTATTAAAAATGCTTTAATCCAGTTTAAGCCCGATGGTATATTCGCCTCCGTGGAGCGTCTTGCGTTTGCCACTTATTATGCCTGCCAGGACCTGAACATTAAGATCCCTGATGACGTAAAGGTGATCAGCTTCTCGAGCCTTGAGATAGCGCCCCTGCTTAATCCTTCTTTAACAACTATTACCCAACCCGCAAGTGAGATAGGGATGGAGGCCGCACAAATGTTGTTCAGGATATTGAATGCCGAAACCGGAAAAAATAGCACCCGCGAACTGGTTCTTCAGTCAAAAATTATCGAGCGCAGATCCACCGCGTTGTCGTCAAAAACCACCTGA
- a CDS encoding DNA polymerase Y family protein, whose amino-acid sequence MAIWFRHLMTDGMARRRPDLKELPFVIASSQKNRIIITAASQNAEREGVFTGMAVADARAATADLVVMDELPGQTANLLHLLGLGCIRYTPIVSLDFPNGLFLDISGCTYLWGGERNYLKEIVLKLRENGFDARAAIADTIGAAWAVARFAKINPIVPCREQANAIASLPPAALRLEPEVLDRLQKLGFRTIAPLLQLQNSVLRRRFGQGLLNRIGQALGHVEEFLKPLQPPVPYTERLPCLEPICTAQGIEIAVERLLETLCTRLKAEGKGVRKAILKCYRIDGKKVQAAISTTRGSHSISHLKKLFQLQISKIEPALGIELFILEATRTEDMEAPQEQLWAEAKGLEDIALAELLDRIAGKVGADAIQRFLPSENHWPERSVKLAKCLTEQPQNHWPELPRPIRLLHTPEPIEVMALVPDHPPKVFTYKNKRHIIVKADGPERIGREWWHDQGLHRDYYSIEDSEGNRYWVFRSGHYDGSDARWYLHGYFA is encoded by the coding sequence ATGGCGATTTGGTTCCGGCATTTGATGACGGACGGTATGGCGCGGCGGCGTCCCGATCTTAAAGAACTGCCTTTTGTTATTGCCTCATCCCAAAAAAACCGCATCATCATTACCGCCGCAAGCCAAAATGCTGAAAGGGAAGGCGTTTTTACCGGTATGGCCGTTGCCGATGCCCGCGCGGCAACCGCTGACCTGGTAGTCATGGATGAACTGCCCGGGCAAACCGCGAACCTCCTGCACCTGCTTGGCCTTGGTTGTATACGATATACGCCTATAGTAAGCCTCGACTTTCCAAACGGCCTGTTCCTTGATATTTCCGGTTGCACTTACCTTTGGGGCGGCGAACGCAATTACCTCAAAGAAATCGTCCTTAAGCTCCGGGAAAACGGTTTTGATGCAAGGGCCGCAATTGCCGATACTATAGGTGCTGCCTGGGCGGTGGCCCGGTTTGCAAAAATCAACCCCATTGTGCCCTGCCGGGAGCAAGCCAATGCTATTGCCAGCCTGCCCCCTGCAGCCCTGCGCCTCGAACCCGAAGTTCTTGACCGCCTACAAAAACTCGGGTTCCGCACTATAGCGCCTTTACTGCAATTACAAAATTCCGTACTGCGCCGCCGCTTTGGGCAGGGGTTGCTTAACCGTATCGGGCAAGCCCTTGGGCATGTAGAGGAATTTCTTAAACCTTTGCAACCACCGGTACCTTATACCGAACGGCTTCCTTGCCTTGAACCCATTTGTACCGCCCAGGGCATAGAAATAGCTGTTGAAAGGCTGCTCGAAACGCTCTGCACACGCTTGAAAGCCGAAGGTAAAGGCGTTCGGAAGGCCATTCTTAAATGCTACCGAATAGATGGTAAAAAAGTACAGGCCGCTATAAGTACTACCAGGGGTTCGCACAGTATATCGCACCTTAAAAAGCTATTTCAGTTACAGATCAGCAAGATAGAGCCCGCATTAGGCATAGAGCTATTTATACTTGAAGCTACGCGTACCGAGGATATGGAAGCCCCGCAGGAACAATTATGGGCCGAAGCCAAAGGCCTGGAGGATATTGCGCTGGCCGAACTTCTTGACCGGATTGCCGGCAAGGTAGGGGCTGATGCTATACAGCGATTCCTGCCTTCAGAAAACCACTGGCCCGAACGTTCGGTAAAGCTCGCCAAATGTTTAACCGAGCAGCCCCAAAACCACTGGCCCGAACTGCCCAGACCGATACGCTTGTTGCACACACCCGAACCTATTGAAGTTATGGCGCTCGTACCAGACCACCCGCCCAAAGTATTTACTTACAAAAATAAACGACACATCATCGTCAAAGCCGATGGCCCCGAACGCATTGGGCGCGAGTGGTGGCACGACCAGGGCCTGCACCGCGATTATTACAGCATAGAAGACAGTGAAGGCAACCGCTATTGGGTATTCCGTTCGGGGCACTATGACGGCAGCGACGCCCGATGGTACCTGCATGGCTATTTTGCATGA
- a CDS encoding TonB-dependent receptor, producing MKVFYLLKQGLLMLLIFAALTVQAQTGSVSGKVLDETGQPLPGATILIKGTTRSIATDVNGNFTLTNVSGGSVTLSASFVGFTTLDKTVSVAGNTTVNFQLLPDAQKLNEVVVIGYGSAEKKNLTGSITTVSSKDFQKGTITTPEQLIQGKVAGVNIVSNSGAPGSGSVIRIRGGASLNASNDPLIVVDGVPFSGNSIGNAPSPLSLINPNDIETFTVLKDANATAIYGSRASNGVVLITTKKAGSGAAVINFSTNNSIATVARKVNVLSAGQIRDYVNNQPNATYNDGKKYSDLLGSSNTDWQDEIYQPAFSTDNNLSIAGSVKGIPYRVSFGYLNQEGVLITSKLRRGTGAITLSPKFFTNHLKVDLSVKGSLSSSQYPNDNAIGNAIQFDPTQPVNADNAFGNYYEWIAGAVPNPNAPRNPVGLIKLQNNHGNAQRSFGNARLDYSFHFLPELHANLNVGYDISKGYGGTFIPEYAAQSYSTKGSSTKRKNTETNKFSEFYLNYAHDVASIKSRFDVTAGYGYYDDATTDFYYNSYNALGDVLTTPVFPFAVQQNKLLSYYGRFTYTYNDKYILQGTMRADASSKFSADNRWGYFPSVGFTWRAISEDFLKDSKVLSDLKLRLSYGETGNKDGIGNYDYLSKYYANTNQGQYQIGDEFYNYYSPAAYDPDLRWETTTTYNAGLDYGILNGKLYGSVDVYYKKTKDLLSTINIPVGINFSNLLTTNVGNMEVRGVEGSLNYVAIRNKDITWNLGFNIAYNKRKVTNLTLNPDPGSKVGAGDIAGGTGVTLKYNAVNQVPGSFFVYQQVYDDNGKPLEGVYADRDNNGVINTADQYFYKAPDPNITMGFNTAFTYKKWTVSTVLRANLGNYVYDNVSSNFGIRSNILSPSGLINNAGTDILFTNFQNNQYMSDYYVKNASFLKMDNFGVSYDFGRIIKSSKTNLRVSANCQNVFVVSNYKGLDPELVSGIDYNLYPRPRTFTLGLNVSF from the coding sequence ATGAAAGTATTTTACCTGCTAAAACAGGGGCTTTTAATGCTACTTATTTTTGCGGCATTAACAGTACAAGCACAAACCGGATCCGTGTCTGGAAAAGTGCTTGATGAAACCGGTCAGCCCTTACCCGGGGCCACCATTTTAATAAAAGGAACAACCAGGAGCATCGCAACCGATGTGAACGGTAATTTCACCCTTACCAACGTTTCGGGAGGTTCTGTTACCTTATCCGCAAGCTTTGTTGGTTTTACAACTTTAGATAAAACCGTGAGTGTTGCCGGTAACACTACCGTTAATTTTCAGTTGTTGCCTGATGCACAAAAACTAAACGAGGTTGTAGTTATCGGTTACGGTAGCGCCGAAAAGAAAAACCTCACGGGCTCTATCACTACGGTATCTTCAAAAGATTTCCAGAAAGGTACCATCACCACCCCTGAGCAATTGATACAGGGTAAGGTAGCCGGCGTAAACATTGTATCAAACAGTGGCGCGCCTGGGTCGGGTAGTGTTATCCGTATCCGCGGTGGGGCGTCTTTAAACGCCAGTAACGACCCACTGATCGTTGTGGATGGTGTGCCATTCAGCGGTAATTCAATTGGCAACGCGCCGAGCCCGCTATCATTGATTAACCCGAACGATATCGAAACCTTTACTGTTTTAAAGGATGCCAATGCAACTGCTATTTACGGTTCAAGGGCATCAAACGGGGTAGTGCTTATTACTACTAAAAAAGCCGGTTCAGGTGCCGCAGTTATTAATTTCAGCACAAATAACTCTATTGCTACCGTTGCCAGAAAAGTAAATGTGCTTTCGGCGGGGCAAATCAGGGATTATGTAAATAACCAGCCAAACGCCACTTATAACGATGGTAAAAAATACAGCGACCTGTTAGGTTCATCTAATACCGACTGGCAAGACGAAATTTACCAGCCCGCATTTTCAACAGATAACAACTTAAGTATCGCAGGTTCTGTTAAAGGAATCCCATACCGTGTATCGTTTGGTTACCTTAACCAGGAAGGTGTACTGATAACCAGCAAACTGAGAAGGGGAACGGGTGCTATCACGCTTTCGCCGAAATTTTTTACTAATCACTTAAAGGTTGACCTGAGTGTGAAAGGGTCGCTAAGCAGTTCGCAATATCCTAATGATAATGCGATAGGTAACGCTATCCAGTTTGACCCAACCCAACCTGTTAATGCCGATAACGCATTTGGTAATTACTACGAATGGATTGCAGGAGCTGTACCTAACCCTAACGCGCCGCGTAACCCTGTTGGTTTAATAAAACTACAAAACAACCATGGTAACGCGCAAAGGAGCTTTGGCAATGCCCGGTTAGATTATTCTTTCCATTTCCTGCCCGAATTGCATGCTAACTTAAACGTAGGTTACGATATATCTAAAGGATATGGCGGAACATTTATTCCGGAGTATGCTGCCCAAAGCTATTCAACAAAAGGATCATCAACTAAACGGAAAAATACCGAGACCAATAAATTTTCGGAGTTTTACCTGAACTATGCGCATGATGTGGCCAGCATAAAAAGCCGTTTTGATGTAACCGCCGGTTACGGGTATTATGATGATGCAACCACCGATTTTTATTATAACTCTTACAATGCTTTAGGTGATGTTTTAACCACACCGGTTTTCCCATTTGCTGTGCAGCAGAATAAGTTATTATCGTACTACGGCAGGTTTACCTATACTTATAACGATAAGTATATATTACAGGGTACCATGCGTGCGGATGCTTCGTCAAAATTCTCAGCTGATAACCGTTGGGGTTACTTCCCCTCGGTTGGTTTTACGTGGAGGGCCATCAGCGAGGATTTCCTGAAAGATAGTAAAGTTCTCTCTGACCTTAAATTAAGGTTAAGCTACGGTGAAACCGGTAACAAGGATGGTATAGGCAACTACGATTATCTTTCAAAATACTATGCTAACACTAACCAGGGCCAGTACCAAATAGGCGATGAGTTTTATAACTATTACAGCCCTGCCGCTTACGACCCTGATTTGCGTTGGGAAACTACTACCACCTACAACGCCGGTTTAGATTACGGTATTTTAAACGGCAAACTGTACGGAAGTGTTGATGTGTATTATAAAAAAACCAAAGATCTTTTAAGCACTATTAACATACCGGTGGGTATAAACTTCAGCAACCTATTGACAACAAACGTTGGTAATATGGAGGTAAGGGGTGTAGAAGGAAGCCTGAACTATGTAGCTATCCGAAACAAGGATATTACCTGGAACTTAGGCTTTAACATTGCTTATAATAAACGAAAAGTAACCAACCTTACGTTGAACCCCGATCCGGGATCAAAAGTAGGAGCGGGCGATATTGCCGGTGGTACAGGTGTTACGCTTAAATACAACGCTGTTAACCAGGTACCGGGTTCGTTCTTTGTGTACCAACAAGTTTACGACGACAATGGCAAGCCACTGGAAGGCGTTTATGCCGACCGCGACAACAATGGTGTGATCAATACGGCCGATCAGTACTTTTATAAAGCACCAGACCCAAATATTACAATGGGCTTTAATACCGCCTTTACCTATAAAAAATGGACAGTTAGCACCGTGCTGAGGGCCAATTTAGGTAATTACGTTTATGATAACGTTTCGTCGAACTTTGGTATCCGCTCAAATATTTTAAGCCCAAGCGGTTTAATAAATAACGCAGGCACAGATATCCTGTTCACTAACTTCCAAAACAACCAGTACATGAGCGATTATTATGTCAAAAACGCGTCGTTCTTAAAAATGGATAATTTTGGTGTATCGTACGATTTTGGAAGAATCATTAAATCGAGCAAAACAAACTTGAGGGTATCGGCCAACTGCCAGAACGTTTTTGTGGTGAGCAATTACAAAGGGCTTGATCCTGAACTGGTATCTGGTATCGATTACAATTTATACCCAAGGCCGCGTACATTCACTTTAGGTTTAAATGTTAGTTTTTAA
- a CDS encoding NRAMP family divalent metal transporter → MNKSNKYVRKLTAGLKTLGPGLVTGASDDDPSGIATYSQVGAQFGFTALWTALVTFPLMAAIQEMCARIGLVTTKGLTSTLRNHYPKWILWVMILFSFPAIILNIGADIAGMGAAANLIVPAVPAFAFSIVFTVLILVSIIIFPYQKVAGILKWFCISLLVYIAVPFFTDVNWPLVFRSTIIPHVNWSKDYVNALVAILGTTISPYLFFWQATMEAEDVQQRGATLMVDKRMITKMRKDVDLGMLFSNVVMFFIILTCGSVLYPHGIHQIETVEQAATALRPIAGDKAYWLFATGIIGTGFLAIPVLSGSLSYMFAETFNWKQGLDKKFFQAKPFYGVIIVSLLIGVLLNLIGINPVEGLLYAAILYGLTAPVIVLVVLHISNNRSVMGPYVNGRWSNMLGGLTFILMAAAAVAMLYLQFTS, encoded by the coding sequence ATGAATAAATCGAATAAGTATGTACGAAAACTGACCGCCGGGTTAAAAACCTTAGGCCCCGGATTGGTGACGGGGGCAAGTGATGACGATCCTTCGGGTATTGCCACCTATTCCCAGGTTGGCGCTCAGTTTGGATTTACTGCACTCTGGACAGCGTTGGTCACGTTTCCGCTCATGGCCGCCATTCAGGAAATGTGCGCGCGCATCGGGTTGGTAACCACAAAAGGCTTGACCTCGACACTCCGGAATCATTACCCTAAATGGATACTCTGGGTAATGATCCTGTTTTCATTCCCTGCGATCATTTTAAATATCGGCGCAGATATTGCCGGTATGGGGGCGGCCGCTAACCTGATTGTGCCGGCGGTACCGGCATTTGCTTTCAGTATAGTTTTTACGGTGCTTATTTTGGTATCTATTATCATCTTTCCCTATCAAAAGGTTGCAGGCATACTCAAATGGTTTTGCATCAGCCTGCTGGTTTATATAGCTGTCCCGTTTTTCACTGATGTGAACTGGCCGCTCGTGTTCAGGTCGACAATTATCCCTCATGTTAACTGGAGTAAAGATTATGTTAATGCACTTGTAGCTATATTGGGTACCACCATTTCGCCCTACCTGTTTTTTTGGCAGGCCACCATGGAAGCCGAAGATGTGCAACAGCGTGGCGCAACGTTAATGGTTGATAAACGGATGATCACTAAAATGCGAAAAGACGTTGATTTGGGCATGCTTTTTTCAAACGTGGTTATGTTTTTCATCATCCTTACCTGTGGCAGCGTGCTTTATCCTCACGGTATTCACCAGATAGAAACGGTAGAACAAGCGGCCACCGCCCTACGGCCCATTGCCGGCGATAAAGCTTACTGGCTGTTTGCAACTGGTATTATTGGTACAGGTTTCCTTGCCATCCCGGTACTTAGCGGGTCGTTATCTTATATGTTTGCGGAAACCTTCAACTGGAAGCAGGGGCTTGACAAGAAATTTTTCCAGGCAAAGCCATTTTATGGGGTCATCATTGTTTCGTTGCTGATTGGCGTGCTGCTTAATCTTATCGGCATCAATCCTGTTGAAGGCCTGCTTTATGCTGCTATACTTTATGGTCTTACAGCGCCGGTCATCGTTTTGGTTGTCCTGCATATCAGTAACAACAGATCGGTAATGGGGCCGTATGTTAACGGGCGTTGGTCTAACATGCTGGGCGGACTAACCTTTATACTAATGGCTGCCGCAGCGGTAGCCATGTTGTACCTGCAGTTTACTTCATGA
- a CDS encoding error-prone DNA polymerase: MDYAELQTTSNFSFLRGGAHPHELVAQAVALGYSAIAITDRNSMAGIVRAHMEAKQLELKFIPACRLDLTDGTSLLAYPTDHQAYARLSALLTLGNLRTEKGQCELRKADVYSHKQGMIFAAVPPERLNCQFRFEDSFLSDLAEYKQQFGQSLYLAASFHYQGQDAKRLFRLQETGIPLIATCDAYYHIPERRELQDVLTCIREKCTIHTAGYRLHANAERCLKSKKEIYRLFRQYPQAIANANFIAKNCSFSLDELKYLEPEEKSVGGMSSQQRLASLTWEGAKERFGDPVPEKHKKQIAFELDFIERRKLAWYFLRVYRYTQQAEDWGILHQGRGSAANSTVCFCLGITAVNPAKSRLLFSRFMSDARDEWPDIDVDFEHERREEIIQFIYNDYGRHRAAIVATVTQERHKGAIRDVGKAMGLSEDTIKRIGATIWDFYEEGFDEKRLREQGLNPHDPLIHKVLELTCQLIGFPRQLGQHTGGFVITEGNLSDLCPVLNARMENRTQVEWNKDDLEDLGILKVDVLGLGMLTMIRKAFDMVLKYYGKQLTLANVPQDDSEVYEMICRADTIGVFQIESRAQMSMLPRLKPKEFYDLVIEVAIVRPGPIQGDMVHPYLRRRNNEELPEYPKPELEEILKRTLGVPLFQEQAMEIAIVAADFTPAEADQLRRSMASFKANGKLHIYEKKLVDGMTKRGYEEEFAKRIFKQLQGFEGYGFPESHAASFALLVYISSWLKYHYPDVFCAALLNSQPMGFYQPAQIVQDARNHGVQVLPIDVNYSEWDNTLELKGNGKYAVRLGFRQSKGLREEDMLTLTAMRNQGYVHIDQLRAAGVPEAALEKLAAADAFRSMGADRRTALWEVSALADRPIGLFDGQLSETTLEENIPLPLMTKGEHVVQDYITTGLSLKDHPVGLIRNELTRFQNIRISDIQRYKDGDFVRLAGLITVRQRPGTAKGVLFMTMEDETGSANLVVWQQLFDRYRKEIVQSKLLMVFGKLQIANGVTHLVVRQCFNLTPLLNTLNQAGGDPLPQTLAKGDETTKPHDYDKRSTPEGAFHKGRNFH; this comes from the coding sequence ATGGATTACGCAGAATTACAAACGACGTCTAATTTCAGCTTCCTGCGCGGCGGGGCACATCCTCATGAACTTGTTGCTCAGGCAGTAGCGCTCGGTTACTCAGCCATTGCCATTACCGACCGTAATTCAATGGCTGGCATTGTACGCGCCCATATGGAAGCAAAACAACTTGAATTAAAGTTTATACCCGCCTGCCGCCTTGACCTTACCGACGGAACGAGCCTGCTGGCTTATCCTACCGACCATCAGGCTTACGCACGTTTATCGGCTTTGCTTACCCTCGGTAACCTTAGAACCGAAAAGGGGCAATGTGAACTTAGAAAAGCAGATGTTTACAGCCACAAACAAGGGATGATTTTTGCGGCTGTACCCCCCGAACGCCTTAATTGCCAGTTTCGGTTCGAAGACTCGTTTCTGAGCGATCTGGCCGAATACAAACAGCAATTTGGCCAATCACTTTACCTGGCAGCTTCTTTTCATTACCAGGGCCAGGATGCAAAGCGACTGTTTCGCCTGCAGGAAACAGGTATTCCCTTAATTGCTACCTGCGATGCGTATTACCATATACCCGAACGCCGCGAATTGCAGGATGTGTTAACCTGCATCCGCGAAAAATGCACCATCCATACCGCAGGCTATCGCTTGCATGCTAATGCCGAGCGCTGCCTCAAGTCTAAAAAAGAAATTTACCGCCTTTTCCGGCAATATCCCCAAGCGATAGCCAACGCCAATTTCATAGCCAAAAATTGTAGCTTTTCGCTTGACGAGCTCAAATACCTTGAACCCGAAGAAAAATCTGTGGGGGGTATGAGTTCGCAGCAGCGCCTGGCCAGTTTAACCTGGGAAGGTGCAAAAGAACGTTTTGGAGACCCCGTACCCGAAAAGCATAAAAAGCAGATAGCGTTCGAGCTCGATTTTATTGAAAGACGCAAACTTGCATGGTATTTTTTACGCGTATACCGTTATACGCAGCAGGCCGAAGACTGGGGCATATTGCACCAGGGCCGGGGATCTGCCGCAAATTCTACCGTTTGCTTTTGCCTGGGCATTACCGCCGTTAACCCTGCCAAATCGCGCCTGTTGTTTTCCCGCTTCATGTCTGATGCCCGGGACGAATGGCCTGATATTGATGTGGATTTTGAACACGAGCGCAGGGAAGAGATCATCCAGTTCATCTATAACGATTACGGCCGTCACCGTGCTGCTATCGTGGCTACTGTTACTCAGGAAAGACATAAAGGGGCCATCCGCGACGTAGGCAAGGCCATGGGCCTTTCAGAAGATACCATCAAAAGAATAGGGGCCACCATCTGGGATTTTTATGAAGAAGGATTTGATGAAAAACGCTTAAGGGAACAAGGCCTTAATCCCCACGATCCGCTAATCCACAAAGTACTTGAACTCACCTGCCAGCTTATTGGTTTTCCCCGCCAGCTTGGCCAGCATACCGGCGGCTTCGTGATCACTGAAGGTAACTTATCTGACCTTTGCCCCGTGCTTAACGCCCGCATGGAGAATCGCACACAAGTAGAATGGAATAAAGACGACCTGGAAGATCTGGGTATCCTGAAAGTAGACGTACTCGGCCTTGGCATGCTCACCATGATCCGCAAAGCGTTTGATATGGTGCTTAAATATTACGGCAAACAGCTTACCCTGGCTAACGTCCCGCAGGATGATAGCGAAGTGTATGAAATGATCTGCCGGGCCGATACCATCGGCGTTTTCCAGATCGAAAGCCGTGCGCAAATGTCTATGCTGCCCCGCCTAAAGCCTAAAGAGTTTTACGACCTGGTGATCGAGGTAGCCATTGTACGCCCAGGCCCCATACAGGGCGATATGGTGCACCCATACCTCAGAAGAAGAAACAACGAAGAATTGCCTGAATATCCCAAACCCGAACTGGAAGAAATACTGAAACGTACGCTCGGCGTACCGCTTTTTCAAGAACAGGCCATGGAAATAGCCATCGTTGCTGCCGATTTTACTCCTGCTGAAGCCGACCAGCTAAGAAGGAGTATGGCATCCTTTAAAGCCAATGGTAAACTGCATATTTATGAAAAGAAGCTGGTAGATGGTATGACCAAAAGAGGGTACGAAGAAGAGTTTGCAAAACGTATCTTTAAACAGCTCCAGGGTTTTGAAGGGTATGGCTTTCCCGAAAGTCATGCTGCCAGTTTTGCCTTGCTTGTTTACATCTCGTCCTGGTTAAAATATCATTATCCTGATGTATTCTGTGCTGCCTTGTTAAACAGCCAGCCTATGGGCTTTTACCAGCCCGCACAGATTGTTCAGGATGCCAGGAACCATGGTGTACAGGTACTGCCCATAGATGTTAACTATTCTGAATGGGATAACACCCTGGAACTAAAAGGGAATGGCAAATATGCCGTTCGCCTCGGTTTCCGCCAATCCAAGGGGCTCAGGGAAGAGGATATGCTTACCCTCACCGCCATGCGTAACCAGGGATATGTACATATCGATCAGTTACGTGCCGCAGGTGTTCCGGAGGCCGCTCTCGAAAAGCTGGCAGCCGCCGATGCCTTCCGCTCTATGGGTGCTGACCGGCGTACAGCCCTTTGGGAAGTTTCGGCGCTTGCCGACCGGCCCATCGGCCTCTTTGATGGCCAGTTATCCGAAACCACTCTGGAAGAAAACATACCGCTGCCGCTGATGACAAAAGGCGAGCATGTTGTGCAGGATTACATCACCACCGGCCTGTCACTTAAAGATCATCCTGTTGGTTTGATCAGAAACGAACTAACCAGGTTTCAAAACATCCGGATAAGCGATATCCAACGCTATAAAGATGGCGATTTTGTCCGCCTTGCCGGCCTTATTACCGTTCGCCAGCGCCCTGGCACAGCAAAAGGCGTATTATTTATGACCATGGAGGACGAGACCGGCTCGGCCAACCTTGTGGTATGGCAGCAGCTTTTTGACCGATACCGTAAAGAGATCGTCCAGTCTAAACTTCTTATGGTTTTTGGCAAATTGCAGATCGCCAACGGTGTTACCCATCTTGTTGTCCGCCAGTGTTTCAACCTCACCCCATTGCTCAACACTTTAAACCAGGCCGGCGGCGATCCCTTACCACAAACACTCGCTAAAGGGGATGAGACCACTAAACCCCATGATTATGATAAACGTTCGACCCCGGAGGGCGCATTTCACAAAGGCAGGAATTTCCATTGA